The sequence GGGGGTGTCCCGGGGCTCCTCCGCGGGCAGGAGTGGGGGCGGAACGGCCCTGGCAGGGCCGAGGGCCGGAGCTGCCCGGGCTGGGGCCGGCGGtgccagggaggaggaagagctgcgGGGCGCAGAGCCCGTCTGACAGTGGGTCCTCCCCGCAGCTGCTGTGTGGACGAAGTGGCCGCCGAGCACGCGGGTGCCGAGGCGGTGCTGCACTACGGCCCAGCCTGCCTCAGTCCCTGCGGAAAGCTACCGGTGCTGCACATCTTCGGGCAGCAGCCCCTGGACATCGGGCGTTGCGCAGAGGCCTTCCGGGAGCTCTACCCCAACCGGCAGAGCCGTGTGGTGGTGCTGAACGATGTGGTCTATGCCCATGCGATGGGTGAGtgctctggggcagggagggagtcTCTGGCAGtgctcagagctctgcagagctgccaggggcacaggcagcagcaggcagtcaGTCCCCAGCCTTGATTTCtgtcctttcctctctcctgatCTGCTGTCCCACCTTCTGCAGGACAGGCCTGCGGCCATGTTTCGTTCTCACTGCTCTCTCCCTTCAGGtgagctggagcagcagttgTGCCCTGAGTACCCTAATATCGTCTTCTCCAGGGTGGTGTGTGAGGACCCTCCTGGCCCCACGCCACGTGGGGAGGTGCGGCAGTTTGGTCGCCAGTTCCTGGTGGAGGCACCAGGAGGGTTGCAGGACTGCTCCATGTTCTACGTGGGAGCCGAGGGCCTAGCCCTCACCAGCTTCATGCTGACCTGGAACTGCTGTCCCTTCAGCTCCTTTGACCCTGCCACAGGCTGCGGCCGCCACGAGACCCTCAATGTCAACCGGGCCCTGATGCGACGCCTCTACCTGGTGGAGCGGGCCCGGGACGCCCGTGTGGTGGGCATCCTGGTGGGCACCCTTGGCGTGGTGGGCTActtggctgtgctgcagcacctCCGGGAGCTTCTGCGCCGGGCCGGCAAGCGCAGCTACACGCTGGCTGTGGGGAAGCCGAACCCTGCCAAGCTGGCCAACTTCCTGGAGGTGGACGTCTTTGTCCTGGTAGCCTGTGCTCAGAACTCCCTGCTGGACTCCAGTGACTTCTACCGGCCCGTTGTGACGCCATATGAGCTGGAGCTGGCCTGTAACCCAGCCCGTGAATGGACAGGGAACTACCTCACCAATTTCCGAGACCTGCTGCCAGGTAACAGCTGGAAACCAGCTGCCCAACACCCTCCCGGGGTGtgtcctgccctgctcccctgcctgGAGGCTGTGGttgccccagctctgcaccgGCTGGGGGATAGACACGAGCACCAGGCTAACGTGACCGTTTCCCCACAGGTGCCTGCGCGCACGTTGAGCTCCCACCGGCCATCCCTGCAGCGGAGGCTGTTCCCGACATCTCACTGATCACGGGGGAGCTGCGCGCCACTCAGCTCTGCGATCCTCCGGCTTCCCAGCTGCCCACCAGCACCACCCTGGCCTGCAGGGACCAGACGTGGGCCCTCACGGAAATCAGCCCTGCTGGTTCGTGATTTGTTTTCATGGTGGGGCTGAGCCCTGGTACAGGGGCAGTGCCGTCTCCCTGCTCCCGGTAAcaattccctttctctctccttccagcctcCTTCCTGGAGTCTCGCAGCTGGCGGggcctggagcagcagctggggcagaCGCCCGTCTCCAAGGCTGTGCCGGGCCGACGAGGGATTGCCATTGCCTATGAGGATG comes from Haliaeetus albicilla chromosome 8, bHalAlb1.1, whole genome shotgun sequence and encodes:
- the DPH2 gene encoding 2-(3-amino-3-carboxypropyl)histidine synthase subunit 2; translation: MATAFSSDGEAALRRELGPAAAPRGDLDGFYEMGRAAAFVRGGGFRKVALQFPDELLADAAAVAARMEAATGAEMYVLGDTTYGSCCVDEVAAEHAGAEAVLHYGPACLSPCGKLPVLHIFGQQPLDIGRCAEAFRELYPNRQSRVVVLNDVVYAHAMGELEQQLCPEYPNIVFSRVVCEDPPGPTPRGEVRQFGRQFLVEAPGGLQDCSMFYVGAEGLALTSFMLTWNCCPFSSFDPATGCGRHETLNVNRALMRRLYLVERARDARVVGILVGTLGVVGYLAVLQHLRELLRRAGKRSYTLAVGKPNPAKLANFLEVDVFVLVACAQNSLLDSSDFYRPVVTPYELELACNPAREWTGNYLTNFRDLLPGACAHVELPPAIPAAEAVPDISLITGELRATQLCDPPASQLPTSTTLACRDQTWALTEISPAASFLESRSWRGLEQQLGQTPVSKAVPGRRGIAIAYEDEGREQP